The following proteins come from a genomic window of Flavobacterium crocinum:
- a CDS encoding Ig-like domain-containing protein, whose protein sequence is MLKNALKYISFIILISMIGCAKRGSITGGLKDTLAPVLVSSYPKNYSTNFKGNTITLNFDEYIKLKNTNKQLIISPPFKNEPIITPTSVSKFIKIEIRDTLLPNTTYSLNFGQAIQDNNEGNALNQFKYVFSTGPYIDSLKLNGKIKDSYEKYVDNFVSVMLYEVNDKFKDSVIYKEFPRYITNTLDSMRTFQFENLKEGKYLLVALKDKGGNNKFNPKDDKIGFLKHYITIPTDTVYELELFKEVLPLKTFKPIQASGNRLLLPYEGKQNFKKERPKIVLKNGNEVLETIVTQFPKKDSLQVWFQPLKVDSLSMEVSKDNYDKKFSFKIKALKKDTLNIKAVQNGQINFRERFTLETETPLVKFDKSKITLLKKDSTAVDFTTEYDEFDQKLYVDFEKKPLEKYNFTFLPGALTDFYEKTNDTLSYKLTTKEFEDYGNLILNLRNVKRFPIIVEITNKKGDNVLASAYSEGETKISFNLLVPEEFTIRVIYDDNKNKVYDTGSFLKKTYSEEVYYFQKGIDVRSNWDVDETLDLSIPFNPEVEKKEDIKKQKQAEKKRKAF, encoded by the coding sequence ATGTTGAAAAACGCTCTGAAATACATTTCATTTATAATTCTAATCTCAATGATAGGCTGCGCTAAAAGAGGCAGTATTACAGGAGGTTTAAAAGACACACTTGCTCCGGTTTTGGTATCAAGCTATCCTAAAAACTACAGTACAAACTTTAAAGGAAATACCATCACTTTAAATTTTGACGAATATATCAAACTGAAAAACACCAATAAACAGTTAATTATTTCTCCGCCATTTAAAAACGAGCCAATAATTACACCTACATCAGTTAGTAAATTTATAAAAATTGAAATCCGCGATACTTTATTACCCAATACTACTTATAGTTTAAATTTTGGACAAGCAATTCAGGACAACAATGAAGGAAATGCATTAAACCAGTTTAAATATGTATTTTCTACAGGACCTTATATCGACTCGCTTAAACTAAACGGAAAGATTAAAGATTCGTATGAAAAATACGTAGACAACTTTGTTTCGGTAATGCTTTATGAAGTCAACGATAAGTTTAAAGATTCTGTTATCTATAAAGAATTCCCTCGTTACATTACGAATACTCTGGACAGTATGAGAACTTTCCAGTTTGAGAATTTAAAAGAAGGCAAATATCTTTTGGTAGCTTTAAAAGACAAAGGAGGCAACAATAAATTCAATCCTAAAGACGATAAAATCGGATTCTTAAAACATTATATTACGATTCCAACGGATACGGTTTACGAATTAGAATTATTTAAAGAGGTATTACCTTTAAAAACTTTCAAACCAATTCAGGCTTCCGGAAACCGATTGTTATTGCCCTATGAAGGAAAACAAAACTTCAAAAAAGAAAGACCTAAAATTGTTCTTAAAAACGGAAACGAGGTTTTGGAAACTATCGTAACGCAATTTCCTAAAAAAGATTCACTTCAGGTTTGGTTTCAACCTTTAAAAGTCGACTCGTTGTCAATGGAAGTTTCAAAGGATAACTACGACAAAAAATTTTCTTTTAAAATTAAAGCACTGAAAAAAGATACTCTAAACATCAAGGCAGTACAAAACGGTCAGATCAATTTTAGAGAACGTTTTACGCTGGAAACCGAAACGCCTTTGGTAAAATTCGATAAATCTAAAATTACATTACTCAAAAAAGACTCTACAGCTGTAGATTTTACAACAGAATATGATGAGTTTGACCAAAAACTATATGTTGATTTTGAGAAAAAACCTTTAGAGAAATACAATTTTACTTTCCTTCCAGGTGCTTTGACTGATTTTTACGAAAAAACAAACGATACATTGTCATACAAATTAACTACCAAGGAATTTGAAGATTATGGAAATTTAATTTTGAATTTACGCAATGTAAAACGTTTCCCGATTATTGTGGAAATAACCAACAAAAAAGGAGACAACGTACTGGCCAGTGCTTATTCTGAAGGCGAAACCAAAATATCCTTTAATTTACTGGTTCCCGAAGAATTTACAATTCGTGTGATTTATGATGACAACAAAAACAAAGTCTATGATACCGGAAGTTTCTTAAAGAAAACCTACTCTGAGGAAGTCTATTATTTTCAAAAAGGCATAGATGTCCGGTCTAACTGGGATGTAGATGAAACACTTGATTTAAGCATACCGTTTAATCCGGAAGTCGAGAAAAAAGAAGATATTAAAAAGCAAAAACAAGCCGAAAAGAAACGGAAAGCCTTTTAA